In the Drosophila biarmipes strain raj3 chromosome X, RU_DBia_V1.1, whole genome shotgun sequence genome, one interval contains:
- the LOC108033002 gene encoding coiled-coil-helix-coiled-coil-helix domain-containing protein 2, protein MVRRGRSASPPPSTRRTAPVQARAPAPAAAAPVPARAAAPPPPPAPVSAPPSAVGMPAPQQPSMFQQMAATAGGVAVGSAIGHTVGHGLTSLFSGSGDKEAAAPAPAAAAPAPQQPYYAQQQPSEPQGACAWELKQFIQCAQGQADLTLCEGFNEALRQCKQSHHLQ, encoded by the exons atggtTCGCCGTGGACGTTCAGCCAGCCCCCCGCCCTCCACTCGTCG CACCGCACCTGTGCAGGCCCGAGCCCCCGCTCCGGCCGCGGCCGCCCCCGTGCCGGCCCGTgccgctgccccgcccccaCCGCCGGCGCCCGTGAGCGCTCCTCCCAGCGCCGTCGGCATGCCGGCTCCCCAGCAGCCGTCGATGTTCCAGCAGATGGCCGCCACCGCCGGAGGCGTAGCCGTGGGCTCAGCCATCGGACACACGGTGGGCCACGGACTGACCTCGCTGTTCAGCGGGTCCGGCGACAAGGAGGCAGCTGCTCCGGCTCCGGCGGCAGCCGCTCCCGCCCCCCAGCAGCCCTACTACGCCCAGCAGCAGCCCAGCGAACCGCAGGGAGCCTGCGCCTGGGAGCTGAAGCAGTTCATCCAGTGCGCCCAGGGTCAGGCGGATCTGACCCTCTGCGAGGGATTCAACGAGGCGCTGCGGCAGTGCAAGCAGAGCCACCACCTCCAGTAG